The Stieleria maiorica genome includes the window AGATGCCTGCGCAGATGCCTGCGCAGATGCCTGTGCAGACGCCTGTGCAGACGCGATGCTGACAAGAGTGACGCTCAACGCGATGAAAAAAAGAGTTCGCATCCTATTTCTGGTTTCGGTGTTTCAATAGGGGATCGGCTTCGATCCTGTCAGAAGCTGACGATAAACTGCGTTCCATGATAGCCATGGCGACCGGGCGCGGCTAAAGTGTTGCTCCCGCCTGGTCACCGAATTCCACCGGTTTGACGAATTCAGCCTGTTGATGGCGTCTGTTCCTCCTTGATTCATTCACGTGTTTGGGATCTCACCATGATGATTTTGGGTCGTTTGATGTGTGGCGTTGTTGCCGTGTCGCTTTGTTTGACCGGATCGGTCGCTTCGGCCGAGGACGGCAAGTGGGTGTCCTTGTTCGACGGTGAAACGCTCGACGGCTGGGAAAAGGTCGGCAACGAGGAAAGTGTTTGGAAAGTCGAAGACGGTGCGATCGCCGGTTCCGGACCGCCGTCGATGCTGGTCAACACGACCGGTCCCTACAAGAATTTTCGCTACCGCGCGGAAATCAAAATCAACGACGGTGGAAATTCGGGGCTCTATTTCCGCACCACGCGCAAGCCGGGATTCACCGACGGCTACGAAGCCCAAATCGACAGCACGCACACCGACCCCATTCGCACCGGATCGATCTATGGGATGTGTCACGTTTACCAACAACACGTCAAGCCGGGGACTTGGTTCACCTATGACCTGGAGGTTCGCGACGATGTCTGGCGGGGACGCAACATGACGCGGATCAAGGTCACCGTCGATGGAAACGAGTTGTACGAGTACTTGGATTTCGATTTGACTTTCAAATCCGGACACTTCGCGTTCCAACAACACGACCCGGGCAGCAAGGTTCACATTCGCAAAGTCGAAGTGATGGAACTGCCGTAGGCGGAATACCGCTCAGGTAAGGCCGAGGCCCGGACGCTCGCGCGAACCGGCTGATTTCAAAACGACGATCAGCCGTTTGGCGCGAGCCTACGGGCCCTCCCTCCGTTTCACTCCCACCTCCCACCCATTTTTTCCATGCGACCCCTCGTCCAAATCTCACTCGACTTGACCAACATCGACGAAGCCCTCGAAACGGCCGAGATCGCCATGCGTGCCGGCGTCGATTGGTTGGAGGCCGGGACACCGTTGATCTTGGCCGAAGGGCTGCACGGCGTGCGGGCCCTGCGGTCGGCTTTTCCCGAGACGCCGATCGTGGCGGACCTGAAGACGATGGACGGCGGCTACCTGGAAGCCGAAATGATGGCCAAGGCGGGGGCCACACACGTCGTCGTGATGGCTCGCGCCCATGAAGAAACCATCCGCTGCGTCGTCAAAGCGGGCGCGGATTTCGGTTGCAAGGTGATGGGGGACAACATGGTCTCGGAGGACATGGTGGCCGGCGCGAAGTGGCTGGAGGACCTGGGCTGTGATTTCGTGATCCACCACATCGGTTACGACGAACGGCGTGGGATCGCCGCGCGTGGGTTGCGGATGCCGAGTCCGCTGGATCAGCTGCGCGAGGTCGTCAATGCGGTTAAAATCCCTGTGCAGGCGGTCGGCGGACTTTCCTTGGAACAAGCGATCGAGTGTCCCAAGTACGGCGCACCGCTGGTCGTGCTGGGTGCCCCGCTGACGATCGACGCCGACGCCTTCAAAACCGCCGACGGGGATTTGGAAGGATCGCTCAAGTTGATCTGCGATGCGGTCCACGCACAATCTGTGAACTAGCCCAGATGCCTGACCCGCCAACCGTCGCTCCCTTCGCCAGAAGGTGGATCCCTGTGGTCCCGACACTCCGGCGTCATCGCTTTCCCGATTCAGAAAAGACCCGAACATGAAATCAGCCGCCGTCGTCAATTTTGCCCCCGAACCGGAATCGGTCGAATTGAGGGAGATCGATCGGCCGTCGATCGGACCGGAGGATGTGTTGTTGGAAGTGGCCAACGTCGGCGTCTGCGGCAGCGATCTGCACCAATGGACCGCCAATCATTCCTGGCCGGTCAATTATCCGGTCGTCTTGGGCCACGAGTTCGGCGGCCACATCGCTGAAATCGGTTCTGCGGTCCAGGGTTGGAAAGAAGGCGATCGGGTCGTCAGTGAGACGGCCGCGATCATCGACCAGAAAAACCCGATGACACGCCGCGGGCTCTACAATCTGGACCCGTCCCGCAAAGGGTTCGGATATGGCGTCGACGGGGCGATGACGAAGTACGTTCGCGTTCCAGCGCGCATCCTGCACGCCGTTCCCGATGCGTTGCCGTTTGAACACGCCTGTCTGACCGAACCTTGCTGTGTGGCCTACAACGCGGTGGTTCGCAACGCGCGGATCGAACCGGGCGACCGCGTGATCGTGCTGGGGCCGGGAACGATCGGCATCCTGTGTGCCGCGATGGCGCGTCTGTGCGGTGCCGAAGTCGCCTTGGTCGGTTTGGAATCGGATCGGCGACGGCTGGAGATCGCCCAGGAGCATTATGGGTGTGAAAGCATCGTCGGGGATGCGAGCGACTGGGCCCGCCGACGCGACGGTCTGGGATGCGATGGTGTCATCGATGCGGCCGGGGCCAGTGCGACGTTGAAGATTGCGATCGATGTCGTCCGACCGGCCGGTTGGATCAGCAAGGTCGGCTGGGGGCCGCAACCGCTCGGTTTCAATCTGGATCCCCTGGTGCAAAAGAACGTCACGCTGCAAGGCAGTTTCAGTCACAACTGGCCGATCTGGGAACGCGTTCTCGCTTTGCTTACGAGCGGTCAATTGAACGTCCAGCCGATCATCGGTGGGGTCTGGCCGATCGATCAGTGGCACGAGGCGTTCGAAAAAATGCACCAGGGCGAAGTCGTCAAATCTGTTTTGAAACCCA containing:
- a CDS encoding 3-keto-disaccharide hydrolase; this encodes MILGRLMCGVVAVSLCLTGSVASAEDGKWVSLFDGETLDGWEKVGNEESVWKVEDGAIAGSGPPSMLVNTTGPYKNFRYRAEIKINDGGNSGLYFRTTRKPGFTDGYEAQIDSTHTDPIRTGSIYGMCHVYQQHVKPGTWFTYDLEVRDDVWRGRNMTRIKVTVDGNELYEYLDFDLTFKSGHFAFQQHDPGSKVHIRKVEVMELP
- a CDS encoding orotidine 5'-phosphate decarboxylase / HUMPS family protein — encoded protein: MRPLVQISLDLTNIDEALETAEIAMRAGVDWLEAGTPLILAEGLHGVRALRSAFPETPIVADLKTMDGGYLEAEMMAKAGATHVVVMARAHEETIRCVVKAGADFGCKVMGDNMVSEDMVAGAKWLEDLGCDFVIHHIGYDERRGIAARGLRMPSPLDQLREVVNAVKIPVQAVGGLSLEQAIECPKYGAPLVVLGAPLTIDADAFKTADGDLEGSLKLICDAVHAQSVN
- a CDS encoding zinc-binding dehydrogenase; the encoded protein is MKSAAVVNFAPEPESVELREIDRPSIGPEDVLLEVANVGVCGSDLHQWTANHSWPVNYPVVLGHEFGGHIAEIGSAVQGWKEGDRVVSETAAIIDQKNPMTRRGLYNLDPSRKGFGYGVDGAMTKYVRVPARILHAVPDALPFEHACLTEPCCVAYNAVVRNARIEPGDRVIVLGPGTIGILCAAMARLCGAEVALVGLESDRRRLEIAQEHYGCESIVGDASDWARRRDGLGCDGVIDAAGASATLKIAIDVVRPAGWISKVGWGPQPLGFNLDPLVQKNVTLQGSFSHNWPIWERVLALLTSGQLNVQPIIGGVWPIDQWHEAFEKMHQGEVVKSVLKPS